TAGTATTTCAttgttttagaatttaattttattgttgtGTCATAAAACGTatcaaaagaataattttaTGACCATCATAAAAGTAGTGGTTGGCTGAACATATAAAAttgttttagaattttaaatttatgattttgaatAGAATAATCTTATGACTGAATCTAATTTTGATGGGTTactagttaattttttttttgaaaattgtgattttttaattttattctttttctgtAACAGATTGTTATGATTTTAGTAGCTTATTGAAGACATTGAATTGCATAGAGAAAAAGAACGTGAAACGTTTGATCCGGATTGGGGgaattcagaaaataaaaagaaaggagaagaagaagaaaatttcAATAAAGTTCATGTTTGTGAAGCCAAATAAGCcttttgaaaaaaatgtaagagtaataaatagaataaaaaaagagCAAATTTCAGATAATGAATTTGGCTTGGAAGAGTTTTTAGATACTGCTAGAGATGGAAGCTTTCGATTTAGAACAAGGCTTTATATTAAAAGTAATAAGCACCCTCATTAGAAAGAACCAAATGTATACAAATTCGACTTAGAGATTATAATATTATGTATTGTCGTAGaacaacaaatttttttttcctaatTCAAATACTAGTGTCTTCGAAATCAGGATGATCATCCAAATTAGCGTAAAATGAcaaataaattcttaaaaatcTACATTTTGAATAGATtagtctttaaaaaaaatactaataaagtTCTCTAACAAGTTAGTTTAAATTAAGATCTCTACTCTAATAATAAAAGATAGTGTATTTATAtatactattttaaaaaaattattagtatattttttaaaaactaatttatccaaaatataaatttttaaagatttatttatcactttactctctaaattaatatatatattgtttttaaaatagttaaaaaaatattaaaaattctaatttattctcttaattttttttctaaactaaaaataaaaattaacctaataaaaaaaacatatataattatttatttatttatttaaatattataaaaataaattagtaatCCCAATTACAAAGATtacctaataaaaaaaatcacaatataTATCTAACTTGAGTTGGTCGAATGGTCAGCTCAttcttaaatggagctcagatctGCGACGGATTAATCCTTAACCTATTAGGATGGGGGATAccatggaaaacaaaaaaaaaaaaaatcaattttaaccTCTTGCTTGGGTTGTGAAATAAACGCcaatgataaaaaaatagagatataatagttataattttaatttaattcttaaaatttttatatactaattttaaatgaatagattaattttacaaaatttttactaaatttaacaattttactatttaaatcttaatataattttatattttacgtCTTTAATTTTACTCATCCAATGATTCATGAAATCTTAATTCTTTAAGCAATGAGATGATGTTCAATTgttatggttttgaaaattcAACTGAGCcgtaaaaatacaaataattctCAAACtcgtttattttaaaattggatACAAACTACTGAACCGGTCGGTTGGATCAGATTGAAATTCGACCGATTTGGATGGAACGACGCCGTTTCGGTTAAATTCTTCGGGGAAAAAAAAACGCGTGCTCAGTGCTGTGCCTCCCAGGCTCCCACTGCCCATCTTTCGTTCCTTCCTTTGTTCTTCActaatcataaaaactaaaaagctTTGCAATATGAGTTTATTACAGGATAATATCTAAAATattatctgaattttcgaacataaattaaaatagtttattactttcataaattttaaaataattttttaaattaatttttgtgaaTTTCTGTTTATCCTAATTCAATTTCTGActgtattatatttatattaaaattaattatcaatataaaatatatattaaaatataagtatatattaaaaataaattaaattatttatatatttatacacaaatacatctaattttaatatataaataatattttttgttcgaTCTCCGTTATTTTAATTACTAACTTAATGATGtagatattatataatataattaaaatagtatCTCGAATAAGCTGATTGAACTCAATTTAATTCTTTATAGTATAAAATCACAAACCCAAAATAGAAAAACCATATTCATCCTCATCTTCTCTTTCGTTTTATTAACTCATGAAAAAATTAAATGGACAAAatagaggaggaggagaaagtTTTAATGTGAGAGATAATAATATTTAGGTTATGCTACGAcgataaaagtaatttttttctGTAAGTGAGAAAAGTAGATGACGATGCCTGACGCAGATACATATTAGTATTTTAGGTTGATTGTTCATAGAGACAGAATATTGAAATAAGAATACTGAGATATAAAATTGTGTTTGACAGAAAAGATATGGATAAAAATAATGTATCTAGAGATattgaattagtgtattttgtgtccatcctGATAGGAAGGACACGGAGACACTAACAAGAGatacaacttatttttttttcattattcttgttaattttttataattatattttttattgttatatttttcatctcaaattttttgaatgaaaaaaatgagaaaaaattgaattttcgatgaacggataatttatacgctttttgtcattgtttttagatagtttttagtaaaatctagctatttttagggatattttcattagtttttatgctaaaatcacatttctggactttactatgagtttgtgtgtttttctgtgatttcaggtattttctggctgaaattaagggacctgagcaaaactctgataaaaggctgacaaaggacggctgatactgttggattctgacctccctgcactcgaaatgaattttctggagctaaagaacttcaaatggcgcgctcttaacggcgttggaaagtagacatccagagctttccagcaatatataatagtccatgctttattcgagattagacgacgtaaactggcgctcaacgccagtttcatgctgcattctggagtcaaacgccagaaacacgtcacgaaccagagttgaacgccaaaaacacgttacaacttggcgttcaactccaaaagaagcctctgcacgtgtaaagctcaagctcaacccaagcacacaccaagtgggccccggaagtggatttctgcatcaattacttac
This sequence is a window from Arachis stenosperma cultivar V10309 chromosome 10, arast.V10309.gnm1.PFL2, whole genome shotgun sequence. Protein-coding genes within it:
- the LOC130957349 gene encoding uncharacterized protein LOC130957349: MKPESKRNRDDKSSCFDNFGEMSKALLNSDVTVKNESSSNILGSATLQDPKAIQSLSKDCYDFSSLLKTLNCIEKKNVKRLIRIGGIQKIKRKEKKKKISIKFMFVKPNKPFEKNVRVINRIKKEQISDNEFGLEEFLDTARDGSFRFRTRLYIKSNKHPH